A window of Ignisphaera sp. contains these coding sequences:
- a CDS encoding glycosyltransferase — MQSICVENQAEIVSLKSIYRSAVDLSMVSVIIPVLNEEKAIGMVIDEIVSIGISRVNIVVVDGGSSDRTVEIARSRQVLVVPQEGRGKADAVRTGLRYVSTPYVVVIDGDGTYPAKYISAMVEALESNGCDLVIGARIYGHGSQKPVFRFGNKVLTKFFNILFGTNLRDVLSGMYMARVDELSTIDFEMDGFSLESEIVSHFASFGNICEIPIEYRSRVDPKAKKLNVLHGLKIAKDIVRLMWRYNPTLFISSIGILMLIPGLVLGGYTAYHYFFTGIKHYVKGVIAVILTATGLISSVVAVLSLYIKRFEIRITRQLEKIRKEMTKNIKR, encoded by the coding sequence ATGCAAAGTATATGTGTTGAAAATCAAGCAGAGATAGTTTCTTTAAAGAGTATATATAGAAGTGCTGTAGATCTATCTATGGTTTCAGTAATCATACCTGTACTTAATGAAGAAAAAGCTATAGGTATGGTGATAGATGAGATAGTTTCTATAGGTATCTCTAGAGTCAATATAGTTGTTGTTGATGGGGGAAGTAGCGATAGAACTGTAGAGATAGCTAGATCACGTCAAGTTCTTGTTGTACCTCAAGAAGGTAGAGGTAAAGCTGATGCTGTTAGAACTGGATTGAGATATGTTTCAACTCCATATGTAGTTGTTATAGATGGTGATGGGACGTATCCAGCGAAATACATATCTGCTATGGTTGAGGCTTTAGAGAGTAATGGATGTGATCTAGTTATAGGTGCTAGAATCTATGGTCATGGATCTCAAAAACCTGTTTTCAGGTTTGGGAACAAGGTTCTTACAAAATTCTTTAATATACTCTTTGGTACTAATTTAAGGGATGTATTAAGCGGTATGTATATGGCTAGAGTAGATGAGTTAAGCACTATTGATTTTGAGATGGATGGATTTAGCCTAGAATCTGAGATAGTTAGTCATTTCGCTAGTTTTGGAAATATATGTGAAATACCTATAGAGTATAGATCTAGAGTAGATCCAAAAGCAAAGAAATTAAATGTTCTTCACGGACTCAAGATAGCAAAAGATATTGTTAGACTTATGTGGAGATATAATCCAACTTTATTCATATCATCAATAGGAATTCTAATGCTTATACCAGGACTTGTTTTAGGAGGATATACAGCATATCACTACTTCTTTACAGGCATAAAACATTATGTTAAAGGAGTTATAGCAGTAATACTTACAGCAACAGGTCTTATATCATCTGTAGTAGCAGTTCTATCACTATATATAAAGAGGTTCGAGATAAGAATCACTAGGCAACTCGAGAAAATAAGAAAAGAAATGACTAAGAACATCAAAAGATAA